The DNA window CAATGTTATACGCTGGCGATCCGCGTGCAAAGCTTGTAGCAACGGCGCGGGTACCTCGAGCAAACGCGACGATAAGCTCAATTCTTCGCGCAGCGCACGCAATTCTTTTGCGTAGAGTTTGATCACGGCAGCGCGCAGCAGCGCCAGCGTGTTTTGCGTCACGTCCGGCGTGACGAAAGGATTGCCATCGCGGTCGCCGCCGATCCAGGAACGGTAGCGCAAAATCGCAGGGAGATCGACCTCGGTTTGATAACAGGCGGCAAGCGCGGCGCGCAGATCACGATAAATCCGCGGCACGGTTTCCCAAATCGCGTTGGTGAGAAAATGCAGGCCGTGTTGCACTTCGTCTGCTACCGAAATTTTTTCCGAGCGAAATTCGTCGCTCACCAGCAGCAGGCAAATCTTTTCGTAGATCGCGCTGATTTTTGCATCGCGTTCCGCCGGAGTCAAATCGCTTTGCTGCAACTGTTCGAGCAAATGGGCCAGACTTCTCTGTTTCACCAAAATCGCGCGGCGCCGCGCTTCGGTGGGATGGGCGGTCAGCGTCGGCTGAATATCGAGGCGCGCAAGCAGCGCCAAAACCTCGTCGCGAGTATAGCCGCTTTGATTCAGGAAATGAATGGCTTCGGCAAGTGATTCCGTGCGCGGTTGCGCAGCGGTACTGCGGCGCTCACGCTCGCGATTGATGCGCACGATTTCACGCTGTTCGGCTTTATTGACGAGATGAAAGAATGTCGTGAACGCGCGCAACAGCCAGAGAATTTCCTCCGGCTTCAATTTGCTGATCTCGGCGGCGGCTTGTTGCCAATGCTGCGGATGGTCTTCGAGATAAACCGCCTTGCAAAGTGTGCGCAGCTTCTCCACCTGCTCAAACGAAGCTTTGCCCACGACTTCGCGAATGGCATGGCCCAACAATTCGCCCAACAGGTTGACTTGCAGGCTCAACGGTTCGGATATGCCGGTACCTTCGGCGGTCGCCATCAGGCCCTGCCAATGTTTCATGAGGCGTTTTCTCCAATTGTCGATCGTTCAAATTTGCCGCATGAGAAAGCCACCACCCGGGCGGTTCCTTCAAATAAAAATTATTGAAACAATGTTCAAAATTCAAAGATCATTGTCAAATGGAGGGCGCCAAAAAGAAAGCCGAGCAAACTCGCCGGCAAATTTATTTGCGATTCGAAAGGCGGTAAGTTTGTTCGGCTATAAAAACGATTGCGAAGAAGACTTCAGCCGGCTTTAGCTGGCTTCAGCTTTGAGCCTACGATTTGAATCGCAGGCTTTCTTTCTCCAAAAGAATTTTCACAATCCTCTCCGCGGCGCGGCCGTCCCACAACTCGGGTTTGCGGCCCTGCTTGCCGTTGCCTGCCAAAATTTTATAACTCTCTTCGAGAATGCGTTCACGCGACATGCCGATCAAAACATTGGTTCCTTCGGTAACGGTGATGGGGCGCTCGGTGTTCTCGCGCACGGTAATGCACGGCACACCCAGCACCGTGGTTTCTTCTTGAATGCCGCCGCTGTCCGTGATCACCAACCGCGCGTGCGCCATGAGCTTGAGAAAATCGAGATAGCCGAGAGGATCGGTGAGCATCAGATTTGGCGCGTGCGCAAGCTTGTCGTCGAAGCCAAACAGCTTCATTTGCTTGCGCGTGCGCGGATGCACCGGAAAAACCAGCGGCAAATCCCGTTGAATCTGGAACAAAGCCTGCAGAATGTTGTCGAGATTCTCTTTGACGTCCACGTTGCTGGGACGATGCAAGGTAATCAGACCATAACGCCCGGCTTCCAGCTTCAGATCGCCCAGAATCGGCGAGCGTTCGGCATGCTCGCGATGCTTCACGAGCGAGTCGATCATAACATTACCGACGAAATGAATTTTCTCTTCGGCAACACCTTCGCGCAGCAAATTCTCTTTG is part of the Cytophagia bacterium CHB2 genome and encodes:
- a CDS encoding UDP-N-acetylglucosamine 2-epimerase (non-hydrolyzing) — its product is CGLVAVKMGVKLVHVEAGLRSFDRTMPEEINRILTDQISDYLFLTEREAKENLLREGVAEEKIHFVGNVMIDSLVKHREHAERSPILGDLKLEAGRYGLITLHRPSNVDVKENLDNILQALFQIQRDLPLVFPVHPRTRKQMKLFGFDDKLAHAPNLMLTDPLGYLDFLKLMAHARLVITDSGGIQEETTVLGVPCITVRENTERPITVTEGTNVLIGMSRERILEESYKILAGNGKQGRKPELWDGRAAERIVKILLEKESLRFKS
- a CDS encoding phosphoenolpyruvate carboxylase, which codes for MKHWQGLMATAEGTGISEPLSLQVNLLGELLGHAIREVVGKASFEQVEKLRTLCKAVYLEDHPQHWQQAAAEISKLKPEEILWLLRAFTTFFHLVNKAEQREIVRINRERERRSTAAQPRTESLAEAIHFLNQSGYTRDEVLALLARLDIQPTLTAHPTEARRRAILVKQRSLAHLLEQLQQSDLTPAERDAKISAIYEKICLLLVSDEFRSEKISVADEVQHGLHFLTNAIWETVPRIYRDLRAALAACYQTEVDLPAILRYRSWIGGDRDGNPFVTPDVTQNTLALLRAAVIKLYAKELRALREELSLSSRLLEVPAPLLQALHADRQRITL